CCTTTTTCTTTACCAAAAATTAATTATTTACCAACTACATTGATTATAAATTCTGAACGTCTATTTTCCTGATGTTCTGCTTCAGAGCATTTCACCCCGTTAGCGCATCTGTTTAGTAACTGTGTTTCACCATATCCGTGTCCTTGCACCCTGCTTGCATCAATGCCATGCGCTATAATATAGTCTACAGTTGCTTTAGCTCTGTTTTCAGAAAGTTTCATATTAAAATCATCACGTCCTCTGCTATCTGTATGTGAGTTTACAGTTAAAGTTAAACTTGGTCTAGCCTTTAACACTTCTACCACTTTATCCAGCTCTATCATTGAAGTTTTTCTAATATTATAACCTCCGTAATCGAAGAAAATAGGGCTTAACTTCAATACACGGGTTAAATCGTCTCCTGGTTCAAGTGTAACTGTTTTATCACCCACCTGCACTTCCATTTCATTTGTAAAATTAAAAGAATACTCTCTCTTCTCTAATGGTTTAAGCTGTGGCACCTCTTGTGATTTTTCTACTATACTTGGTTTTTTGTATAGAATTTTATACAACTTGTAAGGCTCTAAATCAGCAGTATAGTACCCTTCTTTATCACTTTTAACCGTTTTAATCAAAGTATTATCAGTATCGTAAATTTCTACACTAACATCTTCAATTGGAGGTCCCGAAGTGTATTTTAAAGTTCCGTATACAATTGGCTGAATATTAATATCAAAAACAACTTTTCGGTTTTCTGTAAAACTATAGATATCGTCGTTCCCCGCGCGATTAGACGAAAAATACCCTTTTTTGGTTTCATCATTTATTATGTAAGCAAAATCGTCTGCACTACTGTTTACTTCATCTCCCATATTTACAACGTGGTAAATTCCGTCAGTATCTTTTATTGCCGCAAACACATCTAAACCTCCTAGCCCCGGATGGCCATCTGATGAAAAATACAGAATCCCTTTATCATCAACAAAAGGATAAGTTTCTCTTCCTAATGTATTGATCTCGTCTCCCAGTTTTTTTACATCATTTCCTACGAATCCCCCTTTTTTAAGGGATGCAACATAAATATCTGAATTTCCAAAATTATTGTTTCGGTCTGAAACAAAATACAGCTCTGACTCATCAGCGCTTAATGCCGGATGTGCAGATGAGAATCCGTCACTATTGATAGGATAACCTAAAGGCCTGATATTTTTCCATTCTCCTTTTACGTTATCTGCAACGTAAATCTTCAAATAAGTAGTCCCTTTTTTATCTGCTGCCAGCTTTCCGTCAACATAATTATTTCGGGTAAAGTACATGGTTTTACCATCTTTGGTAATCGCCGGCGTACTTTGATGGTATCTTGTATTTATATCTCCTTTTAACAGGACCGGATTTTGCAATCCTCCGTCTACAGTAACATCAGCAGAATATAGTTTTAAAAATGATTTTTCATTCCAGCTGTGCTTACTTTTAAAAATAGAACTTGTATCTTTTCCCGAAGCATAGATTACCATATCTTTACCATTAAAAGCC
This portion of the Flavobacterium gelatinilyticum genome encodes:
- a CDS encoding OmpA family protein encodes the protein MNLKNINKAFLLLIVCIFSITGVNAQNKKLDKANQAYDKFAFIEAIKLYEQQLEKGNNAGDIYAKLGDCYYFNGRYDEAIKCYAKIMSTKNGLSLENYFRYAQALSSIDKHDEAQAVMKEYFARTNKKDISENWGKTKLAADIAKQSNRYDFKPVDINSPESDFGTAFNGKDMVIYASGKDTSSIFKSKHSWNEKSFLKLYSADVTVDGGLQNPVLLKGDINTRYHQSTPAITKDGKTMYFTRNNYVDGKLAADKKGTTYLKIYVADNVKGEWKNIRPLGYPINSDGFSSAHPALSADESELYFVSDRNNNFGNSDIYVASLKKGGFVGNDVKKLGDEINTLGRETYPFVDDKGILYFSSDGHPGLGGLDVFAAIKDTDGIYHVVNMGDEVNSSADDFAYIINDETKKGYFSSNRAGNDDIYSFTENRKVVFDINIQPIVYGTLKYTSGPPIEDVSVEIYDTDNTLIKTVKSDKEGYYTADLEPYKLYKILYKKPSIVEKSQEVPQLKPLEKREYSFNFTNEMEVQVGDKTVTLEPGDDLTRVLKLSPIFFDYGGYNIRKTSMIELDKVVEVLKARPSLTLTVNSHTDSRGRDDFNMKLSENRAKATVDYIIAHGIDASRVQGHGYGETQLLNRCANGVKCSEAEHQENRRSEFIINVVGK